A genomic region of Haemorhous mexicanus isolate bHaeMex1 chromosome 14, bHaeMex1.pri, whole genome shotgun sequence contains the following coding sequences:
- the LOC132333730 gene encoding glycine receptor subunit alpha-4 isoform X1: MGALRAGALAFLLLLLLGCLLPRRGPLRLVSGREEIKAGSRNPPQPMSPSDFLDKLMGRTSGYDARIRPNFKGPPVNVTCNIFINSFGSVTETTMDYRVNVFLRQQWNDPRLAYREYPDDSLDLDPSMLDSIWKPDLFFANEKGANFHEVTTDNKLLRIFKNGNVLYSIRLTLILSCPMDLKNFPMDIQTCTMQLESFGYTMNDLIFEWLEEQEAVQVAEGLTLPQFILRDEKDLGYCTKYYNTGKFTCIEVKFHLERQMGYYLIQMYIPSLLIVILSWVSFWINMDAAPARVGLGITTVLTMTTQSAGSRASLPKVSYVKAIDIWMAVCLLFVFAALLEYAAVNFVSRQHKEFMRLRRRQRRQRMGLSSSTASLESPRQPSSRHSSEHTYATLSQLSSSREEELSRESRFYLRGYGLGPCLQPREAAGEGPGAFSPPGAAAVLREGESLRRRYIDRAKRIDTVSRAVFPFTFLLFNIFYWVVYKVLRSEDIHLVP, from the exons gCTGGTCTCAGGGCGGGAGGAGATTAAAGCTGGTTCCCGAAACCCACCCCAGCCCATGTCACCCTCTGATTTCCTGGACAAGCTCATGGGACGAACCTCAGGGTATGACGCCCGCATTCGGCCCAACTTCAAAG GTCCGCCTGTCAACGTGACGTGCAACATCTTCATCAACAGCTTTGGCTCTGTCACCGAGACCACCATG GACTACCGGGTGAACGTGTTCCTGCGGCAGCAGTGGAACGACCCCCGCCTGGCTTACCGGGAGTACCCTGATGACTCCCTCGACCTCGACCCCTCCATGCTCGACTCCATCTGGAAACCAGACCTGTTCTTTGCCAACGAGAAAGGGGCCAATTTCCACGAGGTCACCACCGACAACAAGCTCCTGCGCATCTTCAAGAATGGCAACGTGCTCTACAGCATTAG GCTGACGCTGATCCTGTCCTGCCCCATGGACCTCAAGAACTTCCCCATGGACATCCAGACATGCACCATGCAGCTGGAGAGTT TTGGATACACCATGAACGACCTCATCTTCGagtggctggaggagcaggaggccgTGCAGGTGGCAGAGGGCTTGACACTCCCACAGTTCATCCTCAGGGATGAGAAGGACCTGGGCTACTGCACCAAGTACTACAACACAG GCAAGTTCACCTGCATCGAGGTGAAGTTCCACCTGGAGAGGCAGATGGGTTACTACCTGATCCAGATGTACATCCCCAGCCTACTCATTGTCATCCTCTCCTGGGTCTCCTTCTGGATCAACATGGATGCGGCACCGGCCCGGGTGGGCTTGGGCATCACCACGGTGCTCACCATGACCACGCAGAGCGCCGGCTCCCGCGCCTCCCTGCCCAAG GTGTCCTATGTGAAGGCCATTGACATCTGGATGGCCGTGTGCCTGCTCTTCGTCTTCGCCGCCTTGCTGGAGTACGCAGCCGTCAACTTTGTCTCGCGCCAGCACAAGGAGTTCATGCGCCTGCGCCGCCGCCAGCGACGGCAGAGGATG ggcctgagcagcagcacggccAGCCTGGAGTCCCCGCGGCAGCCGAGCAGCCGGCACAGCAGCGAGCACACCTACGCGACGCTCTCGCAGCTCTCCAGCTCCCGG gaggaagagctcagcCGCGAGAGCCGCTTCTACCTGCGAGGCTACGGGCTGggcccctgcctgcagcccagggaggcgGCTGGGGAGGGCCCCGGAGCGTTCAGCCCCCCGGGAGCCGCGGCCGTGCTGCGGGAGGGAGAGAGCCTCCGCAGGCGCTACATCGACCGCGCCAAGCGCATCGACACCGTCTCCCGAGCCGTCTTCCCCTTCACCTTCCTGCTCTTCAATATCTTCTACTGGGTGGTTTACAAAGTGCTGCGCTCAGAGGACATCCACCTGGTgccctga
- the LOC132333730 gene encoding glycine receptor subunit alpha-4 isoform X2, translating to MSPSDFLDKLMGRTSGYDARIRPNFKGPPVNVTCNIFINSFGSVTETTMDYRVNVFLRQQWNDPRLAYREYPDDSLDLDPSMLDSIWKPDLFFANEKGANFHEVTTDNKLLRIFKNGNVLYSIRLTLILSCPMDLKNFPMDIQTCTMQLESFGYTMNDLIFEWLEEQEAVQVAEGLTLPQFILRDEKDLGYCTKYYNTGKFTCIEVKFHLERQMGYYLIQMYIPSLLIVILSWVSFWINMDAAPARVGLGITTVLTMTTQSAGSRASLPKVSYVKAIDIWMAVCLLFVFAALLEYAAVNFVSRQHKEFMRLRRRQRRQRMEEELSRESRFYLRGYGLGPCLQPREAAGEGPGAFSPPGAAAVLREGESLRRRYIDRAKRIDTVSRAVFPFTFLLFNIFYWVVYKVLRSEDIHLVP from the exons ATGTCACCCTCTGATTTCCTGGACAAGCTCATGGGACGAACCTCAGGGTATGACGCCCGCATTCGGCCCAACTTCAAAG GTCCGCCTGTCAACGTGACGTGCAACATCTTCATCAACAGCTTTGGCTCTGTCACCGAGACCACCATG GACTACCGGGTGAACGTGTTCCTGCGGCAGCAGTGGAACGACCCCCGCCTGGCTTACCGGGAGTACCCTGATGACTCCCTCGACCTCGACCCCTCCATGCTCGACTCCATCTGGAAACCAGACCTGTTCTTTGCCAACGAGAAAGGGGCCAATTTCCACGAGGTCACCACCGACAACAAGCTCCTGCGCATCTTCAAGAATGGCAACGTGCTCTACAGCATTAG GCTGACGCTGATCCTGTCCTGCCCCATGGACCTCAAGAACTTCCCCATGGACATCCAGACATGCACCATGCAGCTGGAGAGTT TTGGATACACCATGAACGACCTCATCTTCGagtggctggaggagcaggaggccgTGCAGGTGGCAGAGGGCTTGACACTCCCACAGTTCATCCTCAGGGATGAGAAGGACCTGGGCTACTGCACCAAGTACTACAACACAG GCAAGTTCACCTGCATCGAGGTGAAGTTCCACCTGGAGAGGCAGATGGGTTACTACCTGATCCAGATGTACATCCCCAGCCTACTCATTGTCATCCTCTCCTGGGTCTCCTTCTGGATCAACATGGATGCGGCACCGGCCCGGGTGGGCTTGGGCATCACCACGGTGCTCACCATGACCACGCAGAGCGCCGGCTCCCGCGCCTCCCTGCCCAAG GTGTCCTATGTGAAGGCCATTGACATCTGGATGGCCGTGTGCCTGCTCTTCGTCTTCGCCGCCTTGCTGGAGTACGCAGCCGTCAACTTTGTCTCGCGCCAGCACAAGGAGTTCATGCGCCTGCGCCGCCGCCAGCGACGGCAGAGGATG gaggaagagctcagcCGCGAGAGCCGCTTCTACCTGCGAGGCTACGGGCTGggcccctgcctgcagcccagggaggcgGCTGGGGAGGGCCCCGGAGCGTTCAGCCCCCCGGGAGCCGCGGCCGTGCTGCGGGAGGGAGAGAGCCTCCGCAGGCGCTACATCGACCGCGCCAAGCGCATCGACACCGTCTCCCGAGCCGTCTTCCCCTTCACCTTCCTGCTCTTCAATATCTTCTACTGGGTGGTTTACAAAGTGCTGCGCTCAGAGGACATCCACCTGGTgccctga
- the GLA gene encoding alpha-galactosidase A isoform X1: MAAVRWMLRWVAAAVAAVAAALALDNGLARTPPMGWLHWERFLCATDCAAEPRRCVSEQLFVEMADRMAAEGWRDAGYEFICIDDCWMAPTRDKQGRLQADPKRFPGGIRKLADYVHSKGLKLGIYSDVGSKTCAGFPGSYNHYDLDAQTFASWGVDLLKFDGCNSESLELLAEGYRRMSLALNKTGRSIVYSCEWPFYLRPVQQPNYTEIKQYCNHWRNFYDVYDSWSSIKSILDWTALHQDTIVKIAGPGGWNDPDMLVIGNFGLSWDQSVTQMAMWAIMAAPLFMSNDLRHISPEAKWLLQNKEVIAINQDPLGKQGYQLSKDKNFQLWERPLSDRAYAVAVLNQQEIGGPQKFTFSLTLLGNGLACNPACSIRQVLPASRDCGVYSWISSLSVEVNPTGTVLLKVLPL, encoded by the exons ATGGCGGCCGTGCGGTGGATGCTGCGCTGGGTCGCGGCGGCGGTAGCCgcggtggcggcggcgctgGCGCTGGACAACGGCCTGGCCCGGACACCGCCCATGGGCTGGCTGCACTGGGAGCGCTTCCTCTGCGCCACCGACTGCGCGGCCGAGCCGCGCCGCTGCGTCAG CGAGCAGCTGTTCGTGGAGATGGCTGACAGGATGGCTGCCGAGGGCTGGAGGGACGCTGGCTACGAGTTCATCTGCATCGACGACTGCTGGATGGCCCCGACGCGGGACaagcagggcaggctgcaggcGGACCCCAAGCGGTTCCCCGGTGGGATCCGCAAGCTGGCCGACTAC GTCCACTCCAAGGGTCTGAAGCTGGGAATCTACAGCGATGTTGGGAGCAAGACGTGTGCTGGCTTTCCTGGCAGCTACAACCACTATGACCTGGATGCCCAGACATTTGCTTCCTGGGGTGTGGACCTGCTCAAGTTTGATGGCTGCAACTCTGAGTCACTGGAGCTGCTAGCAGAAG GATACAGGCGCATGTCTCTGGCCCTGAACAAGACTGGAAGGAGCATTGTGTACTCCTGTGAGTGGCCTTTCTACTTGAGGCCTGTGCAGCAG CCCAATTACACAGAGATCAAACAGTACTGCAATCACTGGAGGAACTTCTATGATGTCTATGACTCCTGGAGCAGCATCAAGAGTATCTTAGACTGGACAGCACTTCACCAGGACACCATTGTGAAGATAGCTGGGCCAGGGGGCTGGAATGATCCTGACATG CTGGTGATTGGAAActttgggctgagctgggacCAGTCGGTGACTCAGATGGCCATGTGGGCCATTATGGCCGCTCCCCTGTTCATGTCCAACGACCTGCGGCACATCAGTCCTGAAGCCAAGTGGCTGCTCCAGAACAAAGAGGTGATTGCCATCAACCAGGACCCACTGGGCAAGCAGGGATACCAGCTTTCCAAG GACAAGAACTTTCAGCTGTGGGAGCGGCCCCTGTCTGACCGAGCCTACGCTGTGGCAGTGCTGAACCAGCAGGAGATTGGAGGACCCCAGAAATTCACCTTCTCCCTCACTTTACTTGGCAATGGGCTGGCCTGCAACCCGGCCTGCTCCATCCGACaggtgctgccagccagcagggaCTGTGGTGTGTACAGCTGGATCTCCTCCCTGAGCGTGGAGGTGAACCCCACAGGCACCGTGCTGCTCAAAGTCCTGCCACTATAG
- the GLA gene encoding alpha-galactosidase A isoform X2: MAAVRWMLRWVAAAVAAVAAALALDNGLARTPPMGWLHWERFLCATDCAAEPRRCVSEQLFVEMADRMAAEGWRDAGYEFICIDDCWMAPTRDKQGRLQADPKRFPGGIRKLADYVHSKGLKLGIYSDVGSKTCAGFPGSYNHYDLDAQTFASWGVDLLKFDGCNSESLELLAEGYRRMSLALNKTGRSIVYSCEWPFYLRPVQQPNYTEIKQYCNHWRNFYDVYDSWSSIKSILDWTALHQDTIVKIAGPGGWNDPDMDKNFQLWERPLSDRAYAVAVLNQQEIGGPQKFTFSLTLLGNGLACNPACSIRQVLPASRDCGVYSWISSLSVEVNPTGTVLLKVLPL, translated from the exons ATGGCGGCCGTGCGGTGGATGCTGCGCTGGGTCGCGGCGGCGGTAGCCgcggtggcggcggcgctgGCGCTGGACAACGGCCTGGCCCGGACACCGCCCATGGGCTGGCTGCACTGGGAGCGCTTCCTCTGCGCCACCGACTGCGCGGCCGAGCCGCGCCGCTGCGTCAG CGAGCAGCTGTTCGTGGAGATGGCTGACAGGATGGCTGCCGAGGGCTGGAGGGACGCTGGCTACGAGTTCATCTGCATCGACGACTGCTGGATGGCCCCGACGCGGGACaagcagggcaggctgcaggcGGACCCCAAGCGGTTCCCCGGTGGGATCCGCAAGCTGGCCGACTAC GTCCACTCCAAGGGTCTGAAGCTGGGAATCTACAGCGATGTTGGGAGCAAGACGTGTGCTGGCTTTCCTGGCAGCTACAACCACTATGACCTGGATGCCCAGACATTTGCTTCCTGGGGTGTGGACCTGCTCAAGTTTGATGGCTGCAACTCTGAGTCACTGGAGCTGCTAGCAGAAG GATACAGGCGCATGTCTCTGGCCCTGAACAAGACTGGAAGGAGCATTGTGTACTCCTGTGAGTGGCCTTTCTACTTGAGGCCTGTGCAGCAG CCCAATTACACAGAGATCAAACAGTACTGCAATCACTGGAGGAACTTCTATGATGTCTATGACTCCTGGAGCAGCATCAAGAGTATCTTAGACTGGACAGCACTTCACCAGGACACCATTGTGAAGATAGCTGGGCCAGGGGGCTGGAATGATCCTGACATG GACAAGAACTTTCAGCTGTGGGAGCGGCCCCTGTCTGACCGAGCCTACGCTGTGGCAGTGCTGAACCAGCAGGAGATTGGAGGACCCCAGAAATTCACCTTCTCCCTCACTTTACTTGGCAATGGGCTGGCCTGCAACCCGGCCTGCTCCATCCGACaggtgctgccagccagcagggaCTGTGGTGTGTACAGCTGGATCTCCTCCCTGAGCGTGGAGGTGAACCCCACAGGCACCGTGCTGCTCAAAGTCCTGCCACTATAG
- the RPL36A gene encoding large ribosomal subunit protein eL42, translating to MAARGRRALCAPARSSLWSPAHIHFRFRSAPSLRAAAAKMVNVPKTRRTYCKKCGKHQPHKVTQYKKGKDSLYAQGKRRYDRKQSGYGGQTKPIFRKKAKTTKKIVLRLECVEPNCRSKRMLAIKRCKHFELGGDKKRKGQVIQF from the exons ATGGCTGCCAGGGGGCGCCGTGCCCTGTGCGCCCCTGCACGCTCCTCTCTATGGTCCCCAGCTCACATTCACTTCCGCTTCCGGTCAGCGCCTTCTCTCCGGGCCGCCGCCGCCAAAATG gtgaacgTGCCGAAAACCCGTCGGACCTACTGCAAGAAGTGCGGGAAGCACCAGCCGCACAAGGTCACGCAGTACAAGAAGGGGAAGGACTCGCTCTACGCGCAGG gaaaaaggCGCTACGATCGGAAGCAGAGCGGATATGGGGGCCAGACAAAGCCCATCTTCCGTAAAAAG gCCAAGACCACCAAGAAGATTGTGCTGAGGTTGGAGTGTGTGGAGCCCAACTGCAGGTCCAAGAGGATGCTGGCAATTAAGAGGTGCAAGCACTTCGAGCTGGGAGGAGACAAGAAGAGAAAG GGCCAGGTGATCCAGTTCTGA